Proteins encoded together in one Piliocolobus tephrosceles isolate RC106 chromosome 15, ASM277652v3, whole genome shotgun sequence window:
- the TMEM178A gene encoding transmembrane protein 178A isoform X2, giving the protein MAVAVLLCGCIVATVSFFWEESLTQHVAGLLFLMTGIFCTISLCTYAASISYDLNRLPKLIYSLPADVEHGYSWSIFCAWCSLGFIVAAGGLCIAYPFISRTKIAQLKSGRDSTV; this is encoded by the exons ATGGCTGTAGCCGTCCTTCTCTGCGGCTGCATTGTGGCCACGGTCAGTTTCTTCTGGGAGGAGAGCTTGACCCAGCACGTGGCTGGACTCCTGTTCCTCATGACAG gGATATTTTGCACCATTTCCCTCTGTACTTACGCCGCCAGTATCTCTTATGATTTGAACCGGCTCCCGAAGCTAATTTATAGCCTGCCTGCCGATGTGGAACATGGTTACAGCTGGTCCATCTTTTGCGCCTGGTGCAGTTTAGGCTTTATTGTGGCAGCTGGAGGTCTCTGCATCGCTTACCCGTTTATTAGCCGGACCAAGATTGCACAGCTAAAGTCTGGCAGAGACTCCACGGTATGA